GTCGCGAAATGAACGCTGGCGCAACGGCATTGCGCACGTTCGAGCGCCACCCGGGCCTCGTGCACCAGCTGCTGCGCGCGAGCCCGTGGGCGTGGCGACAGTTCGTGAAGGTCGCCGACGGTCAGGCGTCGGTCGCCGATCTGGCCGACCATCCCGTCGTACGCCGATCGGCAGCGTTGTTACGCCGGTGACCCGCGCGGCCCTCGGGCCCTCCAGACCTACCCGTGCCAGCTGCCAGGTCAGGCAATCGGCACACCTAACGCCGCAGCAGCACTGCGCAATTGCTCGTCGCTGGAGAGCAGCCGAGCCCCCACAAGTCGGCAGGTGGCTAGATGTAGTGCATCCAGCGTCTTCACGTGGACCTCGATGTCGAACGCCGCACGCCACACGTCTTCGTTAACGGGGAGAAGGTGCAGCTCACGGACTTGACGGTCCATGGCGGGCCAATCTGCGCCGACCCGCAGCTGGGTGCGGCGCGCCTCGAGACGAAGCAGCCGCGATGAGACCACGGGTTCACCGGCCCGCTGCGCAGCCATCAGCGCATCGGTCACCGCACCATGGTCTTTCTGCCGGAACAGCCGATCGAGAAAGGCCGATGTGTCCAGATAGAGCACGTCAGTAGTCGCCGCGGAGTTCGTCCAAAACGTCATGGATGTCGAGGTCCGTGTGCAACGTCGGCAGATCGGCCCACGCGACCCCACTCGGCGTCGCTGCCTCAATCAAACCGTCACGTGCCCACTGCTCGTAGAGCGAGACCGGCTCCTTCGAGATGATCACAGCCTCGCCGTCACGATTGGTTACCCGCACGGGCTCGCCGGTCTTGATGACCTCGTCGAGGATGGCACCGGAGTGGTGGCTCAACTCCCGACGCTTGATCGTGCGCATGAGCACAGCCTACTGGCGAATGTTTCACATGTAGAACATTCGTCGGTCGTAACTATGCGGGCAGCCAGCCAGACGGTCCGTCCGATCCGGCGGGATACTCCTCCAGCGGGATCTTGTTGTCGCTGAAGGCTTTCAACACCGGTTGCACGATCCGCCAGCATTCCTCGGCAGCATCGCCACGCACAGACAACAGCGTCTGGCCATCGAGGATGTCGGCCAGGATCTCGCCGTACGGCTGCATCCGGCCCGGCGCCAACTCGGCTCGCAACTCCTTCTGCTCCAAGTCGTAGGGGCCACCCTCGGCGTTCATCGACAGCACGAACGTCACGGCGCCCGGCTTGAGATCGATGACCAGCCGGTCGGCTGCTTCGGTACCGCTGAATCCCGTTGGCACGTGGGGGACTTCACGGAAGTAGGCGACGATCTGTTTACGAGCAACGCCCAACGCTTTGCCGCTGCGCAGCGTGATCGGCACACCCTTCCACCGGTTGTTGTTGATCTCCAACGTCAACTGGGCGAGGGTCTCGGTGTTACGTGCCGGATCGACGCCCTTCTCGTTGACGTAGGAGGGGATCTTGCGATCACCGATCTTGCCGGCGGTGTAGCGCGCCCGCTTGCCGGCCCGGCGCGGATTGTTTCCCCACACCCTGGTGGCACGCAGTGCTTGGACGATCTGGTCGTGCACCTCGGTCGGCTCGAGCGTGGCGATGGATTCCATCGCGAACAAGCCCATCACCTGCAGCAGGTGTGATTGCAGCATGTCCCTCAGCGCACCGGCGGTGTCGTAGTAGCCGGCACGGCCTTCGAGGGCCAGCGCCTCGTCGTAGACGATCTCGACGCGTTCGATCGATTCGGAGTTCCACACCGGCTGGAGCAGCCGGTTGGAGAAGCGCAGACCGATCAGGTTCAGGACGGTGGAGACCCCGAGGAAGTGGTCCACCCGGAATATCTGGCTCTCCGGGACGACCCGCAGCAGCGTCTGGTTCAACGTGTGCGCACTGCGCGCGTCGGTGCCGAACGGCTTCTCCAACGCCAGGCGGGTCGGATGCGGCAACTCGATGTTCTGCAGCAGGTCACAGATCTTGGCCGTCACCGCCGGCGGCAACGCGAAGAAGATGACCAACGGGCTCCCGGTGGCGCACTCGTCGATCACGCTCTGCAGGTGATCGGGGTCCAACAGGTCGGCCTCGAGATACTTCGTGCCTTTCTGCGCTCGACGCAACACCTTTGCCGGCGCGCCCGCAGCATCGAACGAGTCCTTCATCAGGGCCCGCCATTGCGTGGCGGTCTTGGCGGCACGGTCCGCGCCGATCACCCGCACGTCGCGGTCGTCCTCGACCATCAACAGGCTGGCCAGGCCGGGCAGGAGCAGCCGATGGGTCAGGTCGCCACCAGCGCCGAGGATCAACAACGTCGCGGGCTGGGGTGCGTGGGTGGCCGCCTTCCGGCGAGCAGTCGGACTCATAAGGCGAGCATGTCACGGCAGAGCGGGCCAAGGGCCGCGCCGCGACCAACGTGCCGCCACGTCGCCGAAACCGCTTGCGTTGTTGTTATGTCATCAGTAACCTTGCGTTATGTCCTACCGAGCCAGTGGAGTTGGCCGCCTCGCCGTTCCGTCCCGGTGGACCCTGGCTCGCGGCCAGATCGAGTGTCCGTACGTCGTGTCCTGACCCCACGCCGTACACCTCGACCCGGAAAGAACCGCCATGTCCCTCGCCCCCGCCCTGCACACCTCTGCTGCCCTCACACCCCGCCAGTTGCTCTCGATCACCCACCTGTTCGCCGACGAACCCCGTCTGGCATCGTTCGCCAACGCCGACGGCGACGAGTCCGGCCGCCGCTGGCACCAGCTGGCTCGGACCTCGCGCGTCCAGGTGTGGGGGATCTACTGGCCGGCCGGTTCGGCCACCGGTTGGCACGACCACGGCGCGGCCAGCGGCGCCTTCCTGACGATCAGCGGCACTCTCACCGAGCACTGGTGGCGCTCGGGTGAGCAGGTGCGCCAGCAACGACCCGGCGTCGGCCGACCGTTCACCGCCGCGCACATCCACGACGTGCGCAACACCTCGACCGAACCGGCGGTTTCGGTGCACGCGTATTCGCCGGTGCTCGACGCCATGACTCGCTACGACCTGCGCGACGGCGATTTGTGGGTCACCGGTGTCGATCGGGACGGAGACGACTGGTGAGCGCCGCGACGATCACCGCACTGCACACCGAGCTGTTCCGTCGCTCAGGGCGAGGGGCGTTCGCACCCACCTACGACGGTGTTGACGACCAGTTGGCCGACGCCAGAAGCCGATTGGACCGGTTGAGCCCAC
The window above is part of the Branchiibius hedensis genome. Proteins encoded here:
- a CDS encoding type II toxin-antitoxin system VapC family toxin; translation: MLYLDTSAFLDRLFRQKDHGAVTDALMAAQRAGEPVVSSRLLRLEARRTQLRVGADWPAMDRQVRELHLLPVNEDVWRAAFDIEVHVKTLDALHLATCRLVGARLLSSDEQLRSAAAALGVPIA
- a CDS encoding type II toxin-antitoxin system Phd/YefM family antitoxin, which encodes MRTIKRRELSHHSGAILDEVIKTGEPVRVTNRDGEAVIISKEPVSLYEQWARDGLIEAATPSGVAWADLPTLHTDLDIHDVLDELRGDY
- a CDS encoding glucose-6-phosphate dehydrogenase; the encoded protein is MSPTARRKAATHAPQPATLLILGAGGDLTHRLLLPGLASLLMVEDDRDVRVIGADRAAKTATQWRALMKDSFDAAGAPAKVLRRAQKGTKYLEADLLDPDHLQSVIDECATGSPLVIFFALPPAVTAKICDLLQNIELPHPTRLALEKPFGTDARSAHTLNQTLLRVVPESQIFRVDHFLGVSTVLNLIGLRFSNRLLQPVWNSESIERVEIVYDEALALEGRAGYYDTAGALRDMLQSHLLQVMGLFAMESIATLEPTEVHDQIVQALRATRVWGNNPRRAGKRARYTAGKIGDRKIPSYVNEKGVDPARNTETLAQLTLEINNNRWKGVPITLRSGKALGVARKQIVAYFREVPHVPTGFSGTEAADRLVIDLKPGAVTFVLSMNAEGGPYDLEQKELRAELAPGRMQPYGEILADILDGQTLLSVRGDAAEECWRIVQPVLKAFSDNKIPLEEYPAGSDGPSGWLPA
- a CDS encoding cysteine dioxygenase yields the protein MSLAPALHTSAALTPRQLLSITHLFADEPRLASFANADGDESGRRWHQLARTSRVQVWGIYWPAGSATGWHDHGAASGAFLTISGTLTEHWWRSGEQVRQQRPGVGRPFTAAHIHDVRNTSTEPAVSVHAYSPVLDAMTRYDLRDGDLWVTGVDRDGDDW